Below is a window of Halobaculum lipolyticum DNA.
CGTACGCCCTCGACACGGTCGCCTCCGACACCGAGCCGATCGACCGGTTCACCCAACTGTGTGACGCGGTCGTCGACACGAGACAGACCGACGAGGGACGGGAACTCCGCGTCCGCGGCGGCGAGTTCGGGCCGCGGTCGTGGACGGCGTTCTGACGGACGACGCGTCGCCCCGGACTGCTCAGTCGTCGTCCAGGTAGCGACCGACTAGATCGACAAGCGGCGCCTCCGCGCGGTCGAACACGAACAGGATGCCCGACCACTCGCCGGAGGGGAAGGAGGCGACGAGCACCTCGTCGTACCACCGGATCGTCGCGTCGAGCGAGCCGTAGTCGTGGAGCGGGGCGTCCCGCTTGGGGTCGCCGAGTCCCTTCAACACCAGCTCCTCCATGCGCTGGCGAAGTTCCGTCGGCGGGAACAGTTCGCGGACATCGTCGCGGACGAACAGCGGCTCGATCTCGCGGCCCTCGTAGCGGACGGCGACGCGGAGGGTGCCCTCGTCGTCGCGGACGGCCTCGATGAGGTCGCGGATCTCCGGGTCGAGCGTCGCGAGTTCGTCGGCCGCGCCGTCGAGTTCCTCGTCGAGGTCGCTGGGCGGGTCAGCCAGCTCCTCGGTCAGCTCCTCGTCGACCGGCTCGGCCGGGGCGTCGTCGCTCACGGCGCCAACCTCGGTCGTCCGTCGCATGAAGCTACCGGTGGGGTACCCGAGAGGCCGCCGCGTCGGTCATCCGTCGGCCGGATCGACGCCCTCGAAGTAGCGGTCGTAGTGGGCCGCACAGCCGGGGTTGAACGCGGCCCCGCACTCGGGGCAGGCGAACTCGGCGTCGAGGTACGTGCGGACGGCGAGCGTCGCGCCGCAGCGGCCGCAGAGGACGGCCGCGTCGTCGAAGCGGTCGCGCGGCCACGGCTCCGAGTCGTGACCGGCGACGGCGTCGTGACACGCCGCACACGCGAAGAACTCGCCGCAGCAGCCGAAGCGCAACGCGATCACGTCGGTCGCGCCGTCGTAGTGGGCACACCCGGTCTCGGGACCGACGTCGACCCCGCGGACGGCCGTCCCGTGGACGCGTGTTCGCACGGGTCGACCGGCGGGGCGCGGGGGCAAAACCGTTGTGACGCCCTCCGGTCGGGCGGTTATCCGGCGACTTACTATCCGAACGGGGCGACTGGGAACGCCTGCTCGCGAGGGCGGCACCCGGCCACGCCGCCGCGAGTCGGGGACGGTCCCCGAACACCCGAC
It encodes the following:
- a CDS encoding CHY zinc finger protein, with the protein product MRTRVHGTAVRGVDVGPETGCAHYDGATDVIALRFGCCGEFFACAACHDAVAGHDSEPWPRDRFDDAAVLCGRCGATLAVRTYLDAEFACPECGAAFNPGCAAHYDRYFEGVDPADG